Proteins from a single region of Chitinibacter bivalviorum:
- a CDS encoding sulfite exporter TauE/SafE family protein: MLEINLLALFLAGLLGGGHCIGMCGGIVSAFSLQLPSGARWPYLLGFNAGRLLGYVLIGAFLGGVGSFATLGSLQTIKIYLFVIANILLIMLGLYIAGWSRALTRIEKIGQPIWRAVQPVMRKLLPVHSVWQTPLIGLLWGWIPCGLVYTASLSALASASPVSGAGVMLAFGLGTLPNLMLMGLLAKRVQSLVQKSWVRRLCGLVVIAMASYQLFLLMGILL, from the coding sequence ATGCTGGAAATTAATCTGCTCGCCTTGTTTTTGGCTGGGCTGCTCGGTGGTGGTCATTGTATTGGCATGTGCGGCGGGATCGTTTCAGCCTTTAGTTTACAACTGCCATCTGGCGCGCGTTGGCCCTATTTATTAGGGTTTAATGCTGGGCGGCTACTGGGTTATGTGCTCATTGGTGCATTCCTAGGTGGCGTGGGCAGTTTTGCCACTCTAGGTTCACTGCAAACGATCAAAATATATCTGTTTGTCATTGCAAACATCCTATTGATCATGCTGGGTTTGTATATTGCGGGTTGGAGCCGAGCTTTGACGCGCATCGAAAAGATCGGCCAGCCAATATGGCGCGCAGTTCAACCCGTGATGCGAAAATTACTGCCTGTGCACAGTGTCTGGCAAACACCATTAATTGGCTTACTCTGGGGGTGGATACCCTGTGGACTGGTCTATACCGCTAGTCTTTCTGCTTTGGCTAGCGCCAGTCCAGTGAGTGGTGCGGGTGTGATGCTGGCCTTTGGCTTGGGAACTTTGCCCAATCTAATGCTTATGGGGTTGTTGGCCAAACGCGTTCAGTCTCTCGTACAAAAAAGCTGGGTACGCAGACTATGTGGTTTGGTAGTTATTGCGATGGCGAGTTATCAATTGTTTTTGTTGATGGGTATCCTGCTGTAG
- the hemN gene encoding oxygen-independent coproporphyrinogen III oxidase codes for MTILNSLSSAQLPGSAVVDFDRELIVRYDGKGPRYTSYPTADRFTHPISSEQYRGILQQRSPGALLNPLSLYFHIPFCNTVCYYCGCNKIITKDTGKADLYINYLTKEIEMHAAELPNRPKVGQLHLGGGTPTFMSEAQLTRLMNVVRTHFDLLPTGEFSIEIDPRKVGEPMIKTLAELGFNRMSVGIQDFNPAVQEAVNRIQSEQETRSVIEAARMHGFKSVSVDLIYGLPKQTAESLAKTIERVLTLRPDRIALYNYAHLPERFMPQRRINEAELPSADVKLDILQNSITQLIEAGYVLIGMDHFALPNDDLAVAQRRGRLQRNFQGYSTHADCDLLAFGVSSIGKIGAHYQQNVKTLEEYYEKLDANEFPVVRGLQMNSDDLIRRAVIQALMCQFELYYQAIEVSYMIDFLDYFSEEITLLQPLMDDGLITIEADGLFVTAKGRLLIRSIAMIFDQYLRTKTTQARYSRLI; via the coding sequence ATGACGATTTTGAATAGTTTGAGCAGCGCTCAATTGCCTGGATCGGCGGTGGTTGATTTTGATCGTGAATTGATTGTCCGCTATGACGGAAAAGGGCCTCGCTATACTTCGTATCCGACTGCAGACCGCTTTACTCACCCAATCTCGTCTGAGCAATATCGAGGTATTTTGCAGCAACGCTCGCCTGGTGCTTTGCTCAATCCTTTGTCGCTTTATTTTCACATTCCTTTCTGTAATACCGTATGTTACTACTGCGGCTGCAACAAAATTATTACAAAAGACACTGGCAAAGCTGATTTGTATATCAATTATCTTACAAAAGAAATTGAAATGCACGCTGCTGAGTTGCCCAATCGGCCGAAAGTGGGGCAGCTGCACTTAGGCGGCGGGACGCCGACGTTTATGTCGGAGGCGCAGCTTACTCGTTTAATGAATGTCGTGCGTACTCATTTTGACCTCTTGCCCACGGGCGAGTTCTCTATCGAGATCGACCCCCGTAAAGTGGGCGAGCCCATGATTAAAACCTTGGCAGAGCTGGGCTTTAATCGCATGAGTGTCGGGATTCAAGATTTTAATCCAGCGGTGCAAGAGGCTGTCAATCGGATTCAATCTGAGCAAGAAACACGCTCGGTGATTGAAGCCGCACGCATGCATGGGTTTAAGTCTGTGAGTGTGGATCTCATCTATGGTTTACCCAAGCAAACGGCAGAATCGCTCGCGAAAACCATTGAGCGTGTGTTAACGCTCCGTCCTGATCGTATTGCTTTATACAATTATGCGCATTTGCCAGAGCGGTTTATGCCGCAGCGTCGTATTAATGAGGCAGAGCTGCCGAGTGCCGATGTTAAGCTCGATATCTTGCAAAACTCAATCACGCAATTGATTGAGGCGGGGTATGTATTAATTGGCATGGACCACTTTGCCTTGCCGAATGATGATTTGGCTGTTGCGCAACGGCGGGGGCGTCTGCAACGTAATTTCCAGGGCTATTCGACGCATGCGGACTGTGATTTGCTTGCTTTTGGCGTCTCTTCAATTGGCAAAATTGGCGCTCATTATCAGCAAAATGTGAAAACACTTGAAGAGTATTACGAAAAACTGGATGCCAACGAGTTTCCAGTTGTCCGTGGCCTGCAAATGAATAGCGATGATTTGATTCGCCGCGCAGTCATTCAGGCTTTAATGTGCCAATTCGAATTGTATTATCAGGCGATTGAAGTGAGCTATATGATCGATTTTCTGGATTATTTTTCCGAAGAGATCACTTTGCTACAGCCTTTAATGGATGACGGCTTAATCACGATTGAGGCCGATGGCTTGTTTGTCACCGCAAAAGGGCGCTTGCTGATTCGATCGATCGCAATGATATTCGATCAATATTTGCGGACAAAAACTACGCAAGCAAGGTATTCTCGCCTGATTTGA
- a CDS encoding YkgJ family cysteine cluster protein, which yields MSCGACCAAYRVSFDRSELSSEGGLVPDGLADYETAYTARLRGTDYAQPRCLALIGTIGVDVSCGIYRERPSPCREFGALAEIGVFSEACNRARARHGLPALETVSE from the coding sequence ATGAGCTGTGGTGCTTGCTGCGCAGCTTATCGGGTGTCTTTTGATCGATCGGAGTTAAGTAGCGAAGGTGGACTTGTACCTGACGGTTTAGCAGATTACGAAACAGCTTACACCGCCCGATTGCGCGGGACGGATTATGCCCAGCCGCGTTGTTTGGCACTGATTGGCACGATTGGGGTTGATGTGTCTTGCGGTATTTATCGTGAACGCCCATCTCCTTGTAGGGAGTTTGGTGCTTTGGCGGAAATTGGCGTGTTTAGCGAAGCTTGTAATCGTGCTCGAGCTAGGCATGGCTTGCCAGCGTTAGAGACTGTTAGTGAGTGA
- a CDS encoding PTS sugar transporter subunit IIA: MAPKSSNPGEIVLLSPLTGEVVALENVPDAAFATKAVGDGVAILPTGNLVVAPCDGQLVKIFNTNHAFALINDAGVELIVHIGIETVKLGGQGFTRLAEQGSFVKAGQPVLELDLEYLGANAKSMISPIVLTNADQFAPLTELASGSVIAGQTALYTIKQK; the protein is encoded by the coding sequence GTGGCGCCAAAGTCCTCTAACCCCGGCGAGATCGTACTGCTCTCACCATTAACGGGTGAAGTAGTGGCTTTAGAGAATGTGCCAGATGCGGCATTCGCAACTAAAGCTGTGGGTGATGGTGTGGCCATTTTACCAACGGGTAATTTGGTAGTGGCACCGTGTGATGGGCAATTGGTTAAGATTTTTAATACCAATCACGCTTTTGCTCTGATCAACGATGCAGGTGTTGAACTGATTGTGCACATTGGTATCGAAACTGTGAAACTCGGCGGGCAAGGATTTACCCGTCTGGCTGAACAAGGTAGTTTCGTGAAGGCAGGACAACCCGTACTTGAGTTAGATCTTGAATACTTGGGTGCAAATGCCAAATCAATGATTAGCCCAATTGTTCTTACGAATGCGGATCAATTTGCACCACTGACCGAGCTAGCATCTGGCTCCGTGATTGCAGGGCAAACCGCGCTCTACACGATCAAACAAAAATAA
- the nagE gene encoding N-acetylglucosamine-specific PTS transporter subunit IIBC codes for MNILGYLQKIGRALMVPVATLPAAAIMMGIGYWIDPNGWGADSATAAFLIKSGAAIIDHMAILFAVGVAYGMSKDKDGAAALAGLVGYLVLTTLLSPGAVAQIQSIDIKAVPAAFGKIENQFVGILVGVIAAELYNRFSGVELHKALAFFSGRRLVPIITSFVMIIVAFVLMAIWPVIFNGLVHFGESIKDMGAAGAGIYAFFNRLLIPVGLHHALNSVFWFNVAGINDIPNFLGGAKSLAEGTAVLGKTGMYQAGFFPIMMFGLPGAALAIYHTAKPANKARVASIMFAAALTSFFTGVTEPLEFSFMFVAPLLYVFHAFLTGVSVYIAATMQWISGFGFSAGLVDMVLSSRNPLAKDWFMLILQGFVFFAVYYFGFRAFITALNLKTPGREDDVIESIATPEVTAAATGSTAELAMAYATVVGGAANVTNVDACITRLRLSVVDADLVNEAAAKSLGASGVIKLNKQSVQIIVGPKAELIADSLRAVLAGQASKK; via the coding sequence ATGAATATTCTGGGTTATCTACAAAAAATCGGCCGTGCGCTGATGGTGCCGGTGGCTACGCTACCAGCTGCCGCAATTATGATGGGTATTGGTTACTGGATTGATCCAAATGGCTGGGGTGCTGATAGTGCAACCGCAGCGTTTTTGATTAAGTCTGGTGCAGCCATTATCGATCACATGGCAATTTTGTTTGCTGTGGGTGTGGCTTATGGTATGTCTAAAGACAAGGACGGCGCTGCGGCGTTGGCAGGTTTGGTTGGTTATCTGGTATTGACTACATTGTTGTCACCAGGTGCTGTGGCTCAAATTCAATCCATCGACATCAAAGCGGTTCCTGCTGCCTTTGGTAAAATCGAAAACCAATTCGTTGGTATTTTGGTGGGCGTGATCGCTGCTGAACTCTACAACCGCTTCAGTGGTGTTGAGTTGCACAAAGCCTTGGCGTTCTTCAGTGGCCGTCGTCTGGTGCCTATCATCACCTCGTTTGTGATGATCATTGTGGCATTTGTGCTGATGGCTATTTGGCCTGTGATTTTCAACGGCTTGGTACACTTCGGTGAAAGCATCAAAGATATGGGCGCTGCAGGTGCTGGTATCTATGCCTTCTTCAACCGTCTGCTGATTCCAGTTGGTTTGCACCACGCACTGAATTCAGTGTTCTGGTTCAACGTTGCCGGCATTAACGACATCCCTAACTTCTTGGGTGGCGCTAAATCATTGGCTGAAGGTACTGCTGTATTGGGTAAAACTGGTATGTATCAAGCTGGTTTCTTCCCAATCATGATGTTCGGTTTGCCAGGTGCTGCTTTGGCAATTTACCACACTGCAAAACCTGCTAACAAAGCGCGTGTAGCTTCAATTATGTTTGCTGCTGCTTTGACTTCATTCTTCACTGGTGTAACAGAACCACTTGAATTCTCATTCATGTTTGTTGCGCCATTGTTGTATGTATTCCATGCGTTCCTGACTGGTGTTTCTGTGTACATTGCTGCAACTATGCAATGGATTTCAGGTTTCGGCTTTAGTGCTGGCCTGGTGGATATGGTCTTGTCTTCTCGCAATCCACTTGCGAAAGATTGGTTCATGCTGATCTTGCAAGGCTTTGTATTCTTCGCTGTGTACTACTTCGGTTTCCGTGCATTCATTACTGCATTGAACCTGAAAACACCAGGTCGTGAAGATGACGTAATCGAATCGATTGCTACTCCAGAAGTAACTGCTGCTGCAACAGGTAGCACTGCTGAATTGGCGATGGCCTATGCAACTGTGGTTGGTGGTGCGGCTAACGTAACTAATGTTGATGCGTGCATTACACGTTTGCGTTTGTCAGTCGTTGATGCTGATTTGGTAAACGAAGCGGCTGCCAAAAGCTTGGGTGCGAGCGGTGTAATTAAACTGAACAAACAAAGCGTTCAAATCATCGTTGGCCCTAAAGCTGAGCTGATTGCTGATTCGTTGCGTGCTGTTCTGGCTGGTCAAGCTTCAAAAAAGTAA
- the fnr gene encoding fumarate/nitrate reduction transcriptional regulator Fnr — MISPIQVRDLSPRHLRNSCTNCSLRELCLPMGLSQDEMQELDTIITQARPIKRGEALYRAGEPFRSLYAIRLGFFKASVISEDGREQVTGFHMSGELMGMDAISTDVHTCDAIALEDSEVCELPFNDIEDLSREIPLLQRHFHRVMSREIVRDHGVMLLLGNMKAEERLAAFLLNLSQRFAIRGYSSSSFHLRMTREEIGSYLGLKLETVSRTLSKFQDQGFIKVQNRLIELENIDSLKKLLNTCHDE; from the coding sequence ATGATTTCCCCCATTCAAGTACGCGATCTTTCACCTCGCCACCTGCGTAATTCATGCACCAATTGCAGCTTGCGTGAGTTGTGCCTGCCAATGGGATTATCACAAGATGAAATGCAAGAGCTGGACACCATCATCACTCAAGCCCGCCCGATCAAACGTGGTGAAGCGCTGTATCGTGCTGGCGAGCCATTCCGTTCTTTATATGCAATTCGCCTAGGCTTCTTCAAGGCCAGCGTGATTTCAGAAGATGGCCGCGAGCAAGTAACTGGTTTCCATATGTCAGGTGAACTAATGGGCATGGATGCCATCAGCACTGACGTCCACACTTGCGATGCAATTGCACTCGAAGACAGCGAAGTGTGCGAGTTGCCATTTAATGATATTGAAGATTTATCACGCGAAATCCCACTATTGCAACGCCATTTCCACAGAGTGATGAGTCGCGAGATTGTGCGTGACCATGGCGTAATGCTATTACTTGGCAATATGAAGGCTGAAGAGCGTTTGGCTGCGTTTTTATTGAATCTATCGCAACGGTTTGCAATTCGCGGCTATTCTTCAAGCAGCTTCCACTTACGAATGACTCGTGAGGAGATCGGCAGCTACCTCGGCCTCAAATTAGAAACGGTGAGCCGCACCTTATCTAAGTTTCAAGATCAAGGCTTTATCAAAGTACAGAATCGTTTAATTGAATTAGAAAATATTGATAGCCTGAAAAAGCTACTCAATACTTGCCACGATGAATAA
- the dapA gene encoding 4-hydroxy-tetrahydrodipicolinate synthase, whose protein sequence is MLKGSLVALVTPMDVNGEIDFTTLRKLVDWHIEQGTNGIVAVGTTGESPTVDVEEHIAIVRTVVEQAAGRVPVIAGTGANSTREAIHLSNQALAVGANYGLSVVPYYNKPTQSGLYQHFKAIAENTALPTLLYNVPGRTACDLSNDTALQLAQLPNIVGIKDATGNLERAADLIKRAPKDFALYSGDDASTLPFILIGGHGTISVTANVAPQAMSKMCAAAANGNIDEAKAINDTLQGLHRHLFIEANPIPVKWALETMGKIPAGIRLPLTRLSQTAQPVLLEAMQTAGLISQ, encoded by the coding sequence ATGCTCAAAGGTAGCCTGGTTGCGCTCGTCACCCCAATGGATGTGAATGGCGAGATAGATTTCACAACACTCCGAAAACTCGTTGATTGGCATATCGAGCAAGGCACTAACGGCATTGTTGCCGTAGGAACAACGGGTGAATCCCCAACCGTCGATGTTGAAGAGCACATTGCCATTGTACGCACGGTTGTCGAGCAGGCTGCAGGCCGTGTTCCAGTCATTGCAGGCACAGGCGCCAATTCGACACGCGAAGCGATCCACCTGTCAAATCAGGCACTGGCTGTTGGCGCAAACTACGGCTTAAGCGTCGTACCGTACTACAACAAACCAACTCAAAGTGGGCTATACCAGCACTTTAAGGCCATCGCCGAAAACACAGCCCTACCCACCTTGCTTTACAACGTACCAGGTCGCACAGCTTGTGACTTAAGTAATGACACCGCCCTGCAATTAGCTCAATTGCCAAATATTGTCGGCATCAAAGACGCCACAGGCAATCTAGAAAGAGCTGCCGATTTAATCAAACGGGCACCTAAAGATTTTGCACTCTACAGTGGCGATGATGCATCGACTTTGCCATTTATTCTGATTGGTGGGCACGGTACAATTTCTGTCACCGCCAACGTTGCCCCTCAGGCCATGAGCAAGATGTGCGCTGCAGCTGCCAATGGCAACATAGACGAAGCCAAAGCCATCAATGACACCTTACAAGGCCTCCACCGCCACCTATTCATTGAAGCCAATCCCATCCCTGTAAAGTGGGCTCTTGAAACCATGGGGAAAATTCCAGCAGGCATACGCCTCCCCTTGACGCGATTGAGCCAAACAGCTCAACCCGTCTTGCTTGAAGCGATGCAGACCGCTGGTCTGATCTCACAATAA
- a CDS encoding GNAT family N-acetyltransferase has translation MSFPIRQIQTKDLPSILDIQAACYPIELHEEYDTFLAKLQASPETNWLIEANGKILGYLFCHPWRGDAAPELNRVITSCPEIPDRFYLHDLAIHPQARGQNLSISLAHQALQWAQQMEYQNAMLVAVEGAEQFWQKLGFEVSQQQSASLSQYGNAKLMLKKLGV, from the coding sequence GTGTCCTTCCCTATTCGTCAGATACAAACAAAGGATTTACCCAGCATTTTAGACATACAGGCGGCATGCTACCCCATTGAATTGCATGAAGAATATGATACTTTTTTGGCCAAATTACAGGCTTCACCAGAGACCAACTGGTTGATCGAAGCTAACGGCAAGATTCTAGGCTATTTATTTTGTCACCCTTGGCGCGGTGACGCCGCACCTGAGCTCAATCGAGTCATAACATCGTGTCCCGAGATACCCGATCGCTTTTACCTGCACGACCTGGCCATTCATCCGCAAGCTCGCGGGCAAAATCTAAGCATTTCATTAGCGCACCAGGCCCTGCAGTGGGCTCAGCAAATGGAATATCAAAATGCGATGTTGGTTGCTGTTGAAGGTGCAGAGCAGTTTTGGCAGAAATTGGGGTTTGAAGTCAGTCAGCAGCAAAGTGCATCACTCAGTCAGTATGGCAACGCAAAACTGATGCTCAAAAAATTAGGGGTATGA
- the typA gene encoding translational GTPase TypA: MTRALRNVAIIAHVDHGKTTLVDQLLQQAGTFRANQQVAERVMDSNDLEKERGITILAKNTAIEYNGTHINIVDTPGHADFGGEVERVLGMVDGVLLLVDAVEGPMPQTRFVTKKALALGLKPIVVINKIDRPGARPDWVHDQVFDLFDKLGATDDQLDFQMIYASGLNGFAKLTLEEESDNMRPLLDLLVSAVPSPPGDADAPLQLQISALDYSTFTGRLGVGKVINGRIKPGQQVVVMNHDEQVSSGRINQVLGFKGLERIPVEQAEAGDIIIISGLDEIGIGVTICDKDAPVGLPVLGVDEPTLTMDFMVNTSPLAGTEGKFVTSRQIRDRLNKELLVNVALRVEDTDDTDVFRVSGRGELHLTILLENMRREGFEMAVAKPRVVYKDINGVKCEPYENLTIDLEDEHQGGVMEEIGRRRGELTNMVSDGQGRTRLEYHVPARGLIGFQGDFMTLTRGTGLMSHVFDDYAPAKADMPGRHNGVLISQDNGEAVAYALWKLDDRGRMFVSPGDKLYEGMVIGIHSRDNDLVVNPIKGKQLTNVRASGTDEAVRLTPPVKLTLESAVEFIADDELVEITPKSVRIRKRFLTENERKRNYKASSN, encoded by the coding sequence ATGACTCGCGCACTTCGTAACGTCGCCATTATTGCCCACGTTGACCACGGTAAAACTACCCTCGTTGACCAACTTTTACAACAAGCCGGTACTTTCCGTGCCAACCAGCAAGTCGCTGAGCGCGTAATGGACAGCAACGATCTTGAAAAAGAGCGTGGCATTACCATTCTGGCCAAAAATACCGCCATTGAGTACAACGGTACTCACATTAATATCGTTGATACCCCAGGTCACGCGGACTTCGGTGGTGAAGTTGAACGTGTATTGGGTATGGTTGACGGCGTCTTGCTGCTGGTTGACGCCGTTGAAGGCCCGATGCCACAAACACGTTTCGTGACGAAAAAAGCCTTGGCTTTGGGTCTGAAACCGATTGTTGTAATTAATAAAATCGACCGTCCTGGTGCTCGTCCTGACTGGGTTCACGATCAAGTATTTGATCTGTTTGATAAACTGGGTGCAACTGACGACCAGCTCGACTTCCAAATGATTTACGCTTCAGGTCTGAATGGCTTTGCCAAACTGACTTTGGAAGAAGAATCAGACAATATGCGTCCATTGCTCGACCTGTTGGTGTCGGCTGTTCCTAGCCCACCCGGCGATGCGGATGCACCATTGCAATTGCAAATCTCTGCGCTTGATTACTCAACATTTACTGGCCGTCTGGGCGTAGGTAAAGTGATTAATGGTCGCATCAAGCCAGGTCAGCAAGTTGTGGTGATGAATCACGACGAACAAGTATCTTCAGGCCGTATTAATCAGGTCTTGGGCTTTAAAGGTCTGGAACGTATTCCGGTTGAGCAAGCTGAAGCGGGCGACATTATCATTATTTCCGGTCTGGATGAGATCGGTATCGGCGTAACAATCTGTGATAAAGACGCGCCGGTTGGTTTGCCAGTGCTGGGTGTTGATGAGCCAACGCTAACGATGGACTTCATGGTGAATACATCGCCATTGGCCGGTACTGAAGGCAAGTTTGTAACTAGCCGTCAAATCCGTGATCGTCTGAATAAAGAATTGCTCGTTAACGTGGCTTTGCGTGTTGAAGATACTGATGACACAGATGTCTTCCGCGTTTCCGGTCGTGGTGAATTGCACTTGACGATTCTGTTGGAAAATATGCGTCGTGAAGGCTTTGAGATGGCCGTGGCAAAACCACGTGTTGTTTACAAAGACATCAACGGTGTGAAATGTGAGCCATATGAAAATCTGACCATCGACTTGGAAGATGAGCACCAAGGTGGCGTGATGGAAGAAATCGGTCGTCGCCGTGGCGAATTGACCAATATGGTATCAGATGGTCAAGGCCGTACGCGTCTGGAATACCATGTGCCAGCACGTGGCTTGATCGGTTTCCAAGGCGATTTTATGACGCTGACTCGCGGTACTGGCTTAATGAGCCACGTATTCGATGATTACGCACCTGCTAAAGCAGATATGCCAGGCCGTCACAATGGCGTGTTGATTTCCCAAGACAATGGTGAAGCCGTTGCTTACGCATTGTGGAAACTGGATGATCGCGGTCGCATGTTTGTTAGCCCTGGCGATAAACTGTACGAAGGTATGGTAATCGGTATTCATAGCCGTGATAACGACTTGGTTGTGAATCCTATCAAAGGTAAGCAGCTGACTAACGTTCGTGCCTCTGGTACGGATGAAGCAGTTCGTTTGACGCCTCCAGTAAAATTGACGCTCGAATCGGCGGTTGAGTTTATTGCGGATGATGAGTTGGTTGAAATTACACCAAAATCAGTGCGCATCCGTAAACGTTTCCTGACTGAAAACGAACGTAAACGCAACTACAAGGCTTCTTCTAACTAA
- the bamC gene encoding outer membrane protein assembly factor BamC: MNSKVDYRSASDNLNKNPLEIPPDLTTVQANPQYAYSSPNTALATQNANTQRNDEGQKVLPEYKNARIVSHDGIRYIEVNGSTSKTWDDIKDFWLANGFLLTIDNPTIGVMETDWLENRANLPVDLATRLFRKLVDQFVSTNSLDKYRTRIERSATPGVVNIYVTHRGMTEVYKEGGAQQSETWNGTAWTPSPPNPELEAEIMGMMLQNLGMTKEEAKAASSKPEIKVQSRAALSASGQEIEIVDNYDRAWRRVGLAFDRIGYNVQDKNRSTGVYTVQRAATDIDKESESNYFSSLTFWKKSKSDNPSAPTSQVFEVTLSEKLNQTVLSISSKEGAIDPAVQKKMLNDLLLQLK; encoded by the coding sequence ATGAATAGCAAAGTCGATTATCGCAGTGCCAGCGACAATCTAAACAAAAATCCACTTGAGATTCCACCGGACTTAACTACGGTCCAAGCCAACCCTCAGTACGCGTATAGTTCACCCAATACTGCGCTTGCAACTCAAAACGCAAACACCCAGCGTAATGATGAAGGCCAGAAAGTTCTGCCTGAATACAAAAATGCCCGTATTGTTAGTCACGATGGCATTCGTTACATTGAAGTCAATGGCTCGACGAGCAAAACCTGGGATGACATTAAGGATTTCTGGTTGGCCAATGGCTTTCTACTCACTATCGACAATCCAACAATTGGCGTAATGGAGACTGATTGGCTAGAAAATCGTGCCAATTTGCCTGTGGACTTGGCCACTCGCCTCTTTAGGAAGCTAGTCGATCAATTTGTTTCGACCAATAGCCTAGACAAATATCGTACGCGTATTGAACGCAGCGCAACACCGGGCGTAGTCAATATCTACGTTACACACCGCGGCATGACGGAAGTCTACAAAGAAGGTGGCGCGCAACAATCTGAAACCTGGAATGGCACAGCTTGGACCCCAAGCCCACCCAATCCAGAGCTTGAAGCTGAAATTATGGGCATGATGTTGCAAAACCTCGGCATGACCAAGGAAGAGGCCAAAGCAGCCTCAAGCAAACCCGAGATTAAAGTGCAGTCACGTGCAGCCCTAAGCGCATCGGGTCAAGAAATTGAAATCGTAGACAACTACGATCGCGCATGGCGTCGTGTTGGCCTCGCCTTCGATCGTATCGGCTACAACGTGCAAGATAAAAATCGCAGCACTGGAGTTTACACCGTGCAACGGGCGGCCACCGACATCGACAAAGAAAGTGAAAGCAACTATTTCAGTTCTTTAACTTTCTGGAAAAAGTCGAAGTCAGACAACCCAAGCGCCCCAACCTCACAAGTATTCGAAGTAACCTTGAGCGAAAAACTCAATCAAACTGTACTGAGCATTTCCAGCAAGGAAGGTGCGATTGATCCTGCAGTACAAAAGAAAATGCTGAACGATTTGCTCTTGCAACTCAAATAA